A genomic window from Anopheles ziemanni chromosome X, idAnoZiCoDA_A2_x.2, whole genome shotgun sequence includes:
- the LOC131290368 gene encoding solute carrier family 53 member 1 isoform X1, with product MKFAEHLSAHITPEWRKQYINYEEMKAMLYTANEEAPALDSVEEDVRKRHFANFDENFYHYCDQELKKINTFYSEKLAEATRKYAALITQLRTTLESQQKSKSKGHSHKPINLPYRKAQELKLAFSEFYLSLILLQNYQNLNHTGFRKILKKHDKILASDNGARYQKEHVEMSHFFINKDIDKLINDTESTVTSQLEGGDRQRAMKRLRVPPLGEQQSPWTTFKVGLFSGSFVVLFVAVILSAVFHDSATGENLKIAFRLYRGPLLLIEFVFLIGVNIYGWRSSGVNHVLIFELDPRNHLSEQHLMEMAAIFGVVWTLSLLSFLYSASLSIPPYVNPLLLTVIMIAFLINPLRVFRYEARFWLLRTIGRMVAAPFFHVGFADFWLADQLNSLVTALLDFQFLTCFYVTNGNWLEAGNTRQCMEESYIIRPLVNCLPAWFRFAQCLRRYRDSREAFPHLVNAGKYATTFCVVIFATLRSAHASKYEDASENVFLWLWLLSSAVSSCYAYTWDIKMDWGLFDKNAGENTFLREEIVYSMPFFYYFAIIEDLVLRFVWIVSYALTENGLVSGDLMTSILAPLEVFRRFVWNFFRLENEHLNNCGKFRAVRDISIAPIDSNDQVIILKMMDDEDGVVNRYNKNNRPKPKKMKDDRRPLLPAFKGPLHETPADPGATKNV from the exons ATGAAGTTCGCGGAACATCTATCCGCCCACATTACTCCGGAATGGCGGAAACAGTACATCAACTACGAG GAAATGAAAGCGATGCTCTACACAGCCAACGAGGAAGCACCGGCGCTGGACAGTGTCGAGGAGGACGTGCGCAAGCGGCATTTTGCAAACTTTGATGAAAATTTCTACCATTACTGTGATCAGgagctgaagaagatcaacacgTTCTACTCGGAGAAGTTGGCGGAGGCGACGCGCAAGTATGCCGCCCTCATCACCCAGCTCCGCACCACGCTCGAAAGCCAGCAGAAGAGCAAAAGCAAAGGCCACAGTCACAAGCCGATCAACTTGCCGTACCGGAAGGCGCAGGAGCTGAAGCTCGCGTTCAGCGAGTTCTACCTGAGCCTGATTCTGCTGCAGAACTACCAGAACCTCAACCATACGGGCTTCCGGAAGATTCTGAAGAAGCACGACAAGATCCTCGCCTCGGACAATGGCGCACGGTATCAGAAGGAGCACGTCGAGATGAGCCATTTCTTCATCAACAAGgacattgacaagctgatcaACGACACCGAGTCGACGGTGACGTCGCAGTTGGAGGGTGGCGACCGGCAGCGGGCCATGAAGCGGTTGCGTGTGCCGCCCCTCGGCGAACAGCAGAGCCCGTGGACGACCTTCAAGGTGGGCCTGTTCAGTGGCAGCTTCGTGGTGCTGTTCGTCGCCGTCATCCTGTCCGCCGTGTTCCACGACAGTGCCACCGGGGAGAACCTCAAGATTGCATTCCGGCTCTACCGCGGTCCGCTGCTGCTGATTGAGTTCGTGTTTCTCATCGGCGTCAACATCTACGGTTGGCGCTCGTCCGGTGTCAACCATGTGCTCATATTCGAGCTCGACCCGCGCAACCATCTGTCCGAGCAGCACCTGATGGAGATGGCCGCCATCTTCGGCGTGGTGTGGACGCTCAGTCTGCTGAGCTTCCTGTACAGCGCCAGCCTGAGCATACCACCGTACGTGAACCCGCTGCTGCTGACCGTAATTATGATCGCGTTTCTGATAAACCCGCTGCGCGTGTTTCGCTACGAGGCGCGCTTCTGGCTGCTGCGGACTATCGGGCGCATGGTGGCCGCACCGTTTTTTCACGTCGGATTCGCCGATTTCTGGCTGGCGGATCAGCTGAACAGCCTCGTGACGGCACTGCTGGACTTTCAGTTCCTCACCTGTTTTTACGTTACCAACGGCAACTGGCTGGAGGCAGGGA aCACCCGGCAGTGTATGGAAGAAAGTTACATCATTCGCCCGCTAGTGAACTGCTTACCCGCTTGGTTTCGATTTGCTCAATGTCTTCGGCGTTACCGTGACTCCCGGGAAGCTTTCCCGCATCTGGTCAACGCCGGCAAGTACGCCACTACGTTTTGCGTTGTAATCTTTGCCACACTTCGGTCTGCTCATGCCT CCAAGTACGAGGATGCGTCTGAGAATGTTTTCTTATGGCTGTGGCTTTTGAGCTCCGCCGTGTCGTCCTGCTACGCGTACACTTGGGACATCAAAATGGATTGGGGGTTGTTCGATAAAAACGCCGGCGAAAACACTTTCCTACGGGAGGAGATAGTCTATTCGATGCCA tttttctattattttgccATCATCGAAGATTTGGTGCTGCGCTTTGTTTGGATTGTTTCCTATGCGCTGACGGAAAACGGTTTGGTCAGCGGCGACCTGATGACGTCCATACTGGCCCCGCTCGAGGTGTTCCGCCGTTTCGTGTGGAACTTTTTCCGTCTCGAGAACGAGCACCTCAACAACTGCGGCAAGTTCCGAGCGGTGCGAGATATCTCGATCGCTCCGATCGATTCCAACGATCAGGTGATCATACTCAAGATGATGGACGACGAGGATGGTGTTGTCAATCG GTACAACAAGAATAACCGACCGAAGCCaaaaaagatgaaagatgATCGAAGACCGTTACTTCCGGCGTTCAAAGGACCACTGCACGAAACGCCGGCCGATCCAGGTGCCACGAAGAATGTCTAA
- the LOC131290368 gene encoding solute carrier family 53 member 1 isoform X2 produces the protein MKFAEHLSAHITPEWRKQYINYEEMKAMLYTANEEAPALDSVEEDVRKRHFANFDENFYHYCDQELKKINTFYSEKLAEATRKYAALITQLRTTLESQQKSKSKGHSHKPINLPYRKAQELKLAFSEFYLSLILLQNYQNLNHTGFRKILKKHDKILASDNGARYQKEHVEMSHFFINKDIDKLINDTESTVTSQLEGGDRQRAMKRLRVPPLGEQQSPWTTFKVGLFSGSFVVLFVAVILSAVFHDSATGENLKIAFRLYRGPLLLIEFVFLIGVNIYGWRSSGVNHVLIFELDPRNHLSEQHLMEMAAIFGVVWTLSLLSFLYSASLSIPPYVNPLLLTVIMIAFLINPLRVFRYEARFWLLRTIGRMVAAPFFHVGFADFWLADQLNSLVTALLDFQFLTCFYVTNGNWLEAGKTKYEDASENVFLWLWLLSSAVSSCYAYTWDIKMDWGLFDKNAGENTFLREEIVYSMPFFYYFAIIEDLVLRFVWIVSYALTENGLVSGDLMTSILAPLEVFRRFVWNFFRLENEHLNNCGKFRAVRDISIAPIDSNDQVIILKMMDDEDGVVNR, from the exons ATGAAGTTCGCGGAACATCTATCCGCCCACATTACTCCGGAATGGCGGAAACAGTACATCAACTACGAG GAAATGAAAGCGATGCTCTACACAGCCAACGAGGAAGCACCGGCGCTGGACAGTGTCGAGGAGGACGTGCGCAAGCGGCATTTTGCAAACTTTGATGAAAATTTCTACCATTACTGTGATCAGgagctgaagaagatcaacacgTTCTACTCGGAGAAGTTGGCGGAGGCGACGCGCAAGTATGCCGCCCTCATCACCCAGCTCCGCACCACGCTCGAAAGCCAGCAGAAGAGCAAAAGCAAAGGCCACAGTCACAAGCCGATCAACTTGCCGTACCGGAAGGCGCAGGAGCTGAAGCTCGCGTTCAGCGAGTTCTACCTGAGCCTGATTCTGCTGCAGAACTACCAGAACCTCAACCATACGGGCTTCCGGAAGATTCTGAAGAAGCACGACAAGATCCTCGCCTCGGACAATGGCGCACGGTATCAGAAGGAGCACGTCGAGATGAGCCATTTCTTCATCAACAAGgacattgacaagctgatcaACGACACCGAGTCGACGGTGACGTCGCAGTTGGAGGGTGGCGACCGGCAGCGGGCCATGAAGCGGTTGCGTGTGCCGCCCCTCGGCGAACAGCAGAGCCCGTGGACGACCTTCAAGGTGGGCCTGTTCAGTGGCAGCTTCGTGGTGCTGTTCGTCGCCGTCATCCTGTCCGCCGTGTTCCACGACAGTGCCACCGGGGAGAACCTCAAGATTGCATTCCGGCTCTACCGCGGTCCGCTGCTGCTGATTGAGTTCGTGTTTCTCATCGGCGTCAACATCTACGGTTGGCGCTCGTCCGGTGTCAACCATGTGCTCATATTCGAGCTCGACCCGCGCAACCATCTGTCCGAGCAGCACCTGATGGAGATGGCCGCCATCTTCGGCGTGGTGTGGACGCTCAGTCTGCTGAGCTTCCTGTACAGCGCCAGCCTGAGCATACCACCGTACGTGAACCCGCTGCTGCTGACCGTAATTATGATCGCGTTTCTGATAAACCCGCTGCGCGTGTTTCGCTACGAGGCGCGCTTCTGGCTGCTGCGGACTATCGGGCGCATGGTGGCCGCACCGTTTTTTCACGTCGGATTCGCCGATTTCTGGCTGGCGGATCAGCTGAACAGCCTCGTGACGGCACTGCTGGACTTTCAGTTCCTCACCTGTTTTTACGTTACCAACGGCAACTGGCTGGAGGCAGGGA AAA CCAAGTACGAGGATGCGTCTGAGAATGTTTTCTTATGGCTGTGGCTTTTGAGCTCCGCCGTGTCGTCCTGCTACGCGTACACTTGGGACATCAAAATGGATTGGGGGTTGTTCGATAAAAACGCCGGCGAAAACACTTTCCTACGGGAGGAGATAGTCTATTCGATGCCA tttttctattattttgccATCATCGAAGATTTGGTGCTGCGCTTTGTTTGGATTGTTTCCTATGCGCTGACGGAAAACGGTTTGGTCAGCGGCGACCTGATGACGTCCATACTGGCCCCGCTCGAGGTGTTCCGCCGTTTCGTGTGGAACTTTTTCCGTCTCGAGAACGAGCACCTCAACAACTGCGGCAAGTTCCGAGCGGTGCGAGATATCTCGATCGCTCCGATCGATTCCAACGATCAGGTGATCATACTCAAGATGATGGACGACGAGGATGGTGTTGTCAATCGGTAG
- the LOC131290347 gene encoding small ribosomal subunit protein uS11B, producing the protein MAPSRKNKVAKEEVQVSLGPQVRDGEVVFGVAHIYASFNDTFVHVTDLSGKETISRVTGGMKVKADRDEASPYAAMLAAQDVAEKCKSLGITALHIKLRATGGNRTKTPGPGAQSALRALARSSMKIGRIEDVTPIPSDSTRRKGGRRGRRL; encoded by the exons ATGGCTCCATCACGGAAGAACAAGGTTGCTAAGGAAGAGGTGCAGGTTTCGCTCGGACCGCAGGTGCGCGATGGCGAGGTTGTCTTCGGAGTAGCGCACATCTACGCCAGCTTCAACGATACTTTCGTGCACGTCACAGATTTGTCCGGCAAGGAAACCATTTCCCGCGTCACCGGAGGTATGAAGGTGAAGGCCGATCGTGACGAGGCATCACCTTATGCTGCTATGTTGGCCGCTCAG GATGTGGCGGAGAAGTGCAAGTCGCTCGGTATCACCGCGTTGCACATCAAGCTGCGTGCCACTGGTGGTAACCGCACCAAAACTCCTGGACCAGGTGCCCAGTCCGCCCTACGTGCGCTCGCCCGTTCATCGATGAAGATTGGCCGTATTGAGGATGTTACGCCAATTCCGTCTGATTCCACTCGCAGGAAGGGTGGCCGTCGCGGTCGTCGTCTGTAA
- the LOC131290388 gene encoding ubiquitin-like FUBI-ribosomal protein eS30 fusion protein, with the protein MQLHVRGLNTHVLDVLPGDSIAHVKALVANLESVEAEQLNLSCEGTLLAEDLTVSQLHSVELDVTVGLLGGKVHGSLARAGKVKGQTPKVEKKEKKKKKTGRAKRRIQYNRRFSSVVQAYGRRRGPNANSAT; encoded by the exons ATGCAACTACACGTGCGGGGATTGAATACCCATGTCCTGGATGTCTTGCCAGGCGACAGCATTGCCCACGTTAAG GCGTTGGTGGCAAACCTCGAGTCGGTCGAGGCAGAACAACTGAACCTGTCCTGCGAAGGTACGCTCCTGGCCGAGGACTTGACCGTTTCGCAGCTGCACTCCGTCGAGCTCGACGTGACGGTCGGTCTGCTCGGTGGTAAGGTGCACGGTTCACTCGCTCGTGCCGGTAAGGTGAAGGGCCAGACGCCGAAGGtcgagaagaaggaaaagaagaagaagaagacgggCCGTGCTAAGCGACGCATCCAGTACAACCGCCGCTTCTCGAGCGTCGTCCAGGCGTATGGCCGCCGTCGCGGACCGAACGCTAACTCTGCCACTTAG
- the LOC131290385 gene encoding N-acetylgalactosaminyltransferase 7 translates to MRVTNIRGGRIFRIAIGLAIVVLILYMLASWSGVDHRSVQDAYNARFAARRDGSGRVEQEDQSHPKEVPQLVEGLGNFEPTDLNPKEGPGEGGKAYVLPEDQQNRATDAEMEYGMNIVVSDAISLDRTIRDTRLEECRHWDYPYDLPKTSVIIVFHNEGFSVLMRTVHSVLNRSPKHLLHEIILVDDFSDKEDLRGKLEQYIERFGSMVKLIRNSEREGLIRTRSRGAKEATGEVIVYLDAHCEVNTNWLPPLLAPIHRDRTVMTVPIIDGIDHKTFEYRPVYADGHHYRGIFEWGMLYKENEVPRREQKRRKHDSEPYRSPTHAGGLFAINRKFFLDLGAYDSGLLVWGGENFELSFKIWQCGGSIEWVPCSRVGHVYRGFMPYNFGKLASKKKGPLITINYKRVIETWFDEQYKEYFYTREPLARFLDMGDISEQLALKERLQCKSFRWYMDNVAYDVLDKYPMLPANVKWGELRNVGMEKCVDALGRQPPANIGLQPCHGQGHNQLLRLNGAGQLGVGERCIESYNAEIKLSFCRLGTVDGPWQYDEQSGTLLHRTYKKCMGYQPQTRQLALMPCDINNAYQSWKFQEIQPHW, encoded by the coding sequence ATGCGTGTAACGAACATACGGGGTGGCCGGATATTCCGGATCGCGATCGGGCTTGCGATCGTGGTGCTGATACTGTACATGCTCGCCAGCTGGTCCGGCGTTGACCACCGGTCGGTGCAGGATGCGTACAATGCCCGGTTTGCGGCGCGCCGAGACGGAAGCGGCCGTGTGGAGCAGGAAGATCAGAGCCATCCGAAGGAGGTACCGCAGCTGGTGGAGGGGCTCGGTAACTTTGAGCCGACCGATTTGAACCCTAAGGAGGGACCGGGCGAGGGTGGAAAGGCGTATGTTCTGCCGGAGGATCAGCAGAACCGGGCGACCGATGCGGAGATGGAGTACGGCATGAACATCGTCGTATCGGATGCGATTTCGCTCGACCGGACAATACGTGACACGCGGCTGGAGGAGTGCCGCCACTGGGACTATCCGTACGATCTGCCGAAGACGAGCGTCATCATCGTGTTCCACAACGAAGGTTTCAGCGTACTGATGCGAACGGTGCACTCGGTGTTGAACCGCTCCCCCAAGCATCTGCTGCACGAGATCATTCTCGTGGACGACTTCTCGGACAAGGAGGATTTGCGTGGCAAACTGGAGCAGTACATCGAGCGCTTCGGCAGCATGGTGAAGCTGATACGGAACAGCGAGCGCGAGGGTCTCATCCGGACGCGATCGCGAGGTGCCAAGGAGGCAACGGGCGAGGTGATCGTGTACCTCGACGCGCACTGCGAGGTCAACACGAACTGGCTACCGCCACTTCTGGCACCGATTCATCGCGATCGGACCGTGATGACGGTGCCGATCATCGATGGCATCGACCACAAGACGTTCGAGTACAGGCCGGTGTACGCGGACGGACACCACTACCGGGGCATCTTCGAGTGGGGCATGCTGTACAAGGAGAACGAGGTGCCGCGACGCGAGCAGAAGCGCCGCAAGCACGACAGCGAACCGTATCGCAGTCCGACTCACGCCGGCGGACTGTTTGCAATCAACCGGAAGTTCTTCCTCGACCTGGGCGCGTATGATTCCGGCCTGCTCGTCTGGGGCGGGGAGAACTTTGAGCTGAGCTTCAAGATTTGGCAGTGCGGTGGCAGCATCGAGTGGGTGCCGTGTTCGCGCGTCGGCCACGTCTATCGTGGCTTCATGCCGTACAACTTTGGCAAGCTGGCGAGCAAAAAGAAGGGTCCGCTGATTACCATCAACTACAAGCGCGTGATCGAGACGTGGTTCGATGAGCAGTACAAGGAGTACTTCTATACGCGCGAGCCGCTCGCGCGCTTCCTCGACATGGGCGACATCAGCGAGCAGCTGGCACTCAAGGAACGGCTACAGTGCAAGAGCTTCCGCTGGTACATGGACAACGTGGCGTACGACGTGCTGGACAAGTACCCGATGCTCCCCGCGAACGTCAAGTGGGGTGAGCTGCGTAACGTCGGGATGGAAAAGTGTGTCGATGCACTGGGGCGACAGCCGCCGGCAAACATCGGGCTGCAACCGTGCCACGGGCAGGGCCACAACCAGCTGCTCAGGTTGAACGGTGCGGGTCAGCTCGGCGTCGGCGAGCGCTGTATCGAATCGTACAACGCCGAAATCAAGCTGTCCTTCTGCCGGCTCGGCACCGTCGACGGCCCGTGGCAGTACGACGAGCAATCCGGTACGCTGCTCCATCGAACGTACAAGAAGTGCATGGGCTACCAGCCGCAGACGCGCCAGCTCGCGCTAATGCCGTGCGATATCAACAATGCCTATCAGTCGTGGAAGTTCCAGGAGATACAGCCGCACTGGTAA